A single genomic interval of Macadamia integrifolia cultivar HAES 741 chromosome 6, SCU_Mint_v3, whole genome shotgun sequence harbors:
- the LOC122081135 gene encoding zinc finger protein CONSTANS-LIKE 9-like isoform X1 yields the protein MYAETGFLYPYFQGFSQEVQQLEDFCRFQKTNVPGDNLFQTSVCEYDLGGEGDLFKAPEPIIEEPIIRLDPMSAAISMISCGEDIIPSQPIKVTDIDIRSEQLLSEVYYECKKDLLANSGIEESFPEDLDVKIPAVQMDDNPTAEKHWSTSDAPIPKSVSFDCLSSMDQFHGGAARPNFLDFQGMVFETAYGMRRAFSEGDIQTLGNGNTSFIHSQFERPVTIGNYTLEERRQRLSRYRKKKTKRNFGRKIKYACRKALADSQPRVRGRFAKTEDSEVPKS from the exons ATGTATGCAGAGACGGGGTTTCTGTATCCATATTTCCAAGGCTTCTCCCAAGAAGTTCAGCAACTCGAGGACTTCTGTCGATTCCAGAAGACCAATGTTCCAGGG gACAACCTGTTTCAGACCAGTGTGTGTGAATATGACCTGGGAGGAGAAGGAGATCTCTTTAAAGCTCCAGAACCCATCATTGAAGAACCTATAATACGCCTTGATCCCATGTCAGCTGCCATTTCGATGATTTCTTGTGGGGAAGATATCATACCATCACAACCAATCAAAGTCACAGATATTGATATTCGAAGCGAGCAACTGTTAAGTGAGGTTTACTATGAGTGCAAGAAGGATTTATTGGCCAACTCTGGCATAGAGGAATCATTTCCTGAGGACCTGGATGTTAAGATTCCTGCTGTCCAGATGGATGACAATCCAACAGCAGAGAAACATTGGTCGACTTCAGACGCACCCATCCCAAAAAGTGTGAGTTTTGACTGTTTGAGCTCTATGGACCAATTTCATGGGGGTGCCGCCAGACCAAATTTTCTGGATTTTCAGGGAATGGTTTTTGAAACTGCCTATGGGATGCGGAGGGCCTTTAGTGAGGGAGATATACAG ACTCTTGGTAATGGGAATACAAGCTTCATCCACTCTCAGTTCGAGCGCCCAGTAACCATTGGCAACTATACCCTTGAAGAGCGCCGTCAAAGGCTTTCCAGATATAGGAAGAAAAAGACAAAGAGGAATTTTGGCCGGAAAATTAAG TATGCATGCAGGAAAGCCTTAGCTGACAGCCAGCCGAGAGTACGGGGAAGGTTTGCCAAGACCGAAGATTCTGAAGTTCCGAAGAGCTAG
- the LOC122081558 gene encoding wax ester synthase/diacylglycerol acyltransferase 6-like isoform X2 has translation MVGVKSRREDLRPIVTKSIKKKITEDEVEDERVGEGNEQPLSPASRLFHEPHFNCYILAIMGCTKRVDPDIVKAGLETTLLRHPTFSSIQVVSDGKTGEMSWIRVKVDLEKHVIVPEIEQGMDSHEQFVEHYISNLSRTTIDTSRPLWDLHILNVKTSEAESVSIFRIHHSLGDGTSLMSLLLACTRRTDDPEALPTVPTQKKRVVQTRTGGFSRPFLALWELFLLIWNTMVDVLMFIATLMFLKDTETPLKGPPGVEFTPKRFVHRTVSLDDIKFIKNSLNMTINDVALGITQAGLSRYLNRRYCEEKLDKGATEKKNNLPKKIRLRAALLVNIRPSPGIQVASALCYKVMSRTTMSFTNLVGPVEEICFYGHPLAFLAPSVYGHPHALTINYQSYMNKMTFVLAIDPDVIPDPQQLCSDLEESLKLIKNTIISKAMRT, from the exons ATGGTAGGAGTGAAATCGAGAAGGGAAGATCTGAGACCCATTGTGACGAAgagtattaagaaaaaaatcacagaAGATGAAGTGGAAGACGAGAGGGTGGGAGAAGGAAATGAACAACCATTGAGTCCTGCTTCACGTCTGTTTCATGAGCCTCATTTCAACTGCTACATCTTAGCCATCATGGGTTGCACCAAGCGTGTCGACCCTGATATCGTCAAAGCTGGACTAGAGACTACTCTGCTTAGACACCCTACTTTTTCCAGTATTCAG GTCGTCAGCGACGGCAAAACAGGGGAAATGAGTTGGATCCGAGTGAAGGTGGACTTGGAGAAGCACGTAATCGTCCCGGAAATCGAACAGGGCATGGACTCACATGAGCAATTCGTCGAACATTACATCTCCAATCTGAGTAGAACCACCATCGACACGTCCAGACCTCTATGGGATCTACACATTCTCAACGTCAAAACCTCAGAAGCAGAGTCAGTATCTATTTTCAGGATTCATCACTCCCTTGGCGATGGCACGTCTCTCATGTCACTCCTCCTCGCCTGCACCCGCAGAACCGATGATCCGGAGGCGTTACCGACGGTTCCTACACAGAAAAAAAGGGTTGTCCAGACCAGAACCGGCGGATTCTCCCGGCCGTTCTTGGCATTATGGGAACTTTTTCTGCTAATTTGGAATACGATGGTGGATGTTCTCATGTTCATCGCCACATTGATGTTTTTGAAGGACACAGAAACGCCTCTGAAAGGACCTCCTGGTGTTGAGTTCACTCCTAAGCGCTTCGTCCACCGGACTGTTAGTCTTGATGACATAAAGTTCATCAAGAATTCCTTAAACATG ACAATAAATGATGTTGCACTGGGGATAACACAAGCTGGTCTTTCTCGTTATCTTAATAGGAGATATT GTGAGGAGAAGTTGGACAAGGGAGCAACGGAGAAAAAAAACAATCTCCCCAAAAAAATTCGTTTGAGAGCAGCTCTTCTTGTTAACATTAGGCCTTCACCAGGGATACAG GTAGCGAGCGCCTTATGCTACAAAGTTATGTCACGCACTACGATGTCATTCACGAACCTCGTAGGCCCAGTTGAAGAGATCTGTTTTTATGGCCATCCACTGGCTTTCCTTGCCCCTAGTGTTTATGGGCACCCACAT GCCTTAACAATTAATTACCAAAGCTATATGAACAAGATGACCTTTGTTCTAGCAATTGACCCAGATGTGATTCCTGATCCTCAACAACTCTGCAGTGATCTCGAAGAGTCTCTCAAGCTCATCAAGAATACTATCATATCAAAAGCAATGAGAACATAG
- the LOC122081135 gene encoding zinc finger protein CONSTANS-LIKE 9-like isoform X2, translated as MGKSYKVAEDLFRTYFPRENITQDNLFQTSVCEYDLGGEGDLFKAPEPIIEEPIIRLDPMSAAISMISCGEDIIPSQPIKVTDIDIRSEQLLSEVYYECKKDLLANSGIEESFPEDLDVKIPAVQMDDNPTAEKHWSTSDAPIPKSVSFDCLSSMDQFHGGAARPNFLDFQGMVFETAYGMRRAFSEGDIQTLGNGNTSFIHSQFERPVTIGNYTLEERRQRLSRYRKKKTKRNFGRKIKYACRKALADSQPRVRGRFAKTEDSEVPKS; from the exons ATGGGAAAGTCCTATAAAGTTGCGGAAGATCTTTTCCGGACTTACTTTCCCCGGGAAAATATCACCCAG gACAACCTGTTTCAGACCAGTGTGTGTGAATATGACCTGGGAGGAGAAGGAGATCTCTTTAAAGCTCCAGAACCCATCATTGAAGAACCTATAATACGCCTTGATCCCATGTCAGCTGCCATTTCGATGATTTCTTGTGGGGAAGATATCATACCATCACAACCAATCAAAGTCACAGATATTGATATTCGAAGCGAGCAACTGTTAAGTGAGGTTTACTATGAGTGCAAGAAGGATTTATTGGCCAACTCTGGCATAGAGGAATCATTTCCTGAGGACCTGGATGTTAAGATTCCTGCTGTCCAGATGGATGACAATCCAACAGCAGAGAAACATTGGTCGACTTCAGACGCACCCATCCCAAAAAGTGTGAGTTTTGACTGTTTGAGCTCTATGGACCAATTTCATGGGGGTGCCGCCAGACCAAATTTTCTGGATTTTCAGGGAATGGTTTTTGAAACTGCCTATGGGATGCGGAGGGCCTTTAGTGAGGGAGATATACAG ACTCTTGGTAATGGGAATACAAGCTTCATCCACTCTCAGTTCGAGCGCCCAGTAACCATTGGCAACTATACCCTTGAAGAGCGCCGTCAAAGGCTTTCCAGATATAGGAAGAAAAAGACAAAGAGGAATTTTGGCCGGAAAATTAAG TATGCATGCAGGAAAGCCTTAGCTGACAGCCAGCCGAGAGTACGGGGAAGGTTTGCCAAGACCGAAGATTCTGAAGTTCCGAAGAGCTAG
- the LOC122081558 gene encoding wax ester synthase/diacylglycerol acyltransferase 11-like isoform X1 has product MVGVKSRREDLRPIVTKSIKKKITEDEVEDERVGEGNEQPLSPASRLFHEPHFNCYILAIMGCTKRVDPDIVKAGLETTLLRHPTFSSIQVVSDGKTGEMSWIRVKVDLEKHVIVPEIEQGMDSHEQFVEHYISNLSRTTIDTSRPLWDLHILNVKTSEAESVSIFRIHHSLGDGTSLMSLLLACTRRTDDPEALPTVPTQKKRVVQTRTGGFSRPFLALWELFLLIWNTMVDVLMFIATLMFLKDTETPLKGPPGVEFTPKRFVHRTVSLDDIKFIKNSLNMTINDVALGITQAGLSRYLNRRYCEEKLDKGATEKKNNLPKKIRLRAALLVNIRPSPGIQALADMMEKDKTDAKWGNCYGYVLLPFRIALRNDPLDYVREAKATIDRKKHSYEAIYSYSGSDLTVKLFGFKVASALCYKVMSRTTMSFTNLVGPVEEICFYGHPLAFLAPSVYGHPHALTINYQSYMNKMTFVLAIDPDVIPDPQQLCSDLEESLKLIKNTIISKAMRT; this is encoded by the exons ATGGTAGGAGTGAAATCGAGAAGGGAAGATCTGAGACCCATTGTGACGAAgagtattaagaaaaaaatcacagaAGATGAAGTGGAAGACGAGAGGGTGGGAGAAGGAAATGAACAACCATTGAGTCCTGCTTCACGTCTGTTTCATGAGCCTCATTTCAACTGCTACATCTTAGCCATCATGGGTTGCACCAAGCGTGTCGACCCTGATATCGTCAAAGCTGGACTAGAGACTACTCTGCTTAGACACCCTACTTTTTCCAGTATTCAG GTCGTCAGCGACGGCAAAACAGGGGAAATGAGTTGGATCCGAGTGAAGGTGGACTTGGAGAAGCACGTAATCGTCCCGGAAATCGAACAGGGCATGGACTCACATGAGCAATTCGTCGAACATTACATCTCCAATCTGAGTAGAACCACCATCGACACGTCCAGACCTCTATGGGATCTACACATTCTCAACGTCAAAACCTCAGAAGCAGAGTCAGTATCTATTTTCAGGATTCATCACTCCCTTGGCGATGGCACGTCTCTCATGTCACTCCTCCTCGCCTGCACCCGCAGAACCGATGATCCGGAGGCGTTACCGACGGTTCCTACACAGAAAAAAAGGGTTGTCCAGACCAGAACCGGCGGATTCTCCCGGCCGTTCTTGGCATTATGGGAACTTTTTCTGCTAATTTGGAATACGATGGTGGATGTTCTCATGTTCATCGCCACATTGATGTTTTTGAAGGACACAGAAACGCCTCTGAAAGGACCTCCTGGTGTTGAGTTCACTCCTAAGCGCTTCGTCCACCGGACTGTTAGTCTTGATGACATAAAGTTCATCAAGAATTCCTTAAACATG ACAATAAATGATGTTGCACTGGGGATAACACAAGCTGGTCTTTCTCGTTATCTTAATAGGAGATATT GTGAGGAGAAGTTGGACAAGGGAGCAACGGAGAAAAAAAACAATCTCCCCAAAAAAATTCGTTTGAGAGCAGCTCTTCTTGTTAACATTAGGCCTTCACCAGGGATACAG GCTTTAGCTGACATGATGGAGAAAGACAAAACTGATGCTAAGTGGGGTAATTGCTATGGCTATGTTCTTCTCCCCTTCAGAATTGCCTTGAGAAATGACCCATTGGATTATGTCCGCGAAGCAAAGGCCACAATTGATCGCAAGAAACATTCATATGAAGCTATCTACTCATACTCTGGTTCTGACTTGACTGTCAAATTATTTGGCTTTAAG GTAGCGAGCGCCTTATGCTACAAAGTTATGTCACGCACTACGATGTCATTCACGAACCTCGTAGGCCCAGTTGAAGAGATCTGTTTTTATGGCCATCCACTGGCTTTCCTTGCCCCTAGTGTTTATGGGCACCCACAT GCCTTAACAATTAATTACCAAAGCTATATGAACAAGATGACCTTTGTTCTAGCAATTGACCCAGATGTGATTCCTGATCCTCAACAACTCTGCAGTGATCTCGAAGAGTCTCTCAAGCTCATCAAGAATACTATCATATCAAAAGCAATGAGAACATAG
- the LOC122082272 gene encoding uncharacterized protein LOC122082272, whose protein sequence is MEFFEKGKSVRLKSHLDKYLFAEDDGETVRQSRNFSSRKTRWTVEFVEGKNHLLRFKSSHGRYLTASDAPFLLGVAGKRVTQSLPSTKCEYSSVEWEPQRNGNQVKLRSSESTFLRANGGVPPWRSSITHDVLQFPATQDWVSWYVQLVENAEGDDDDNESVTDYQSQISTLSSVTDDLCCSKVLVKLPFSF, encoded by the exons ATGGAATTTTTCGAGAAAGGCAAGTCTGTTAGGCTCAAAAGCCACCTAGACAAGTACCTCTTCGCCGAAGACGACGGAGAAACTGTTCGACAAAGCCGCAACTTTTCCTCAAGGAAAACGAGGTGGACGGTGGAGTTCGTGGAAGGGAAGAACCATTTGTTGCGATTCAAGAGCAGTCACGGCCGTTACCTCACCGCCTCCGATGCTCCCTTCCTTCTGGGTGTAGCAGGGAAGCGAGTCACCCAGTCGCTTCCTTCCACCAAATGTGAGTACTCTTCGGTGGAGTGGGAACCCCAAAGGAATGGGAATCAGGTGAAGCTCAGGTCATCGGAGAGTACATTCTTGAGGGCTAATGGTGGTGTGCCCCCTTGGAGAAGCTCCATAACCCACGACGTCCTACAGTTTCCGGCTACACAAGATTGGGTATCTTGGTATGTGCAATTGGTGGAAAACGCTGAAGgcgatgatgatgataatgagtCTGTCACCGATTACCAATCGCAGATATCGACCTTATCTTCTGTGACGGACGATCT ATGCTGTTCAAAAGTTCTGGTGAAGCTACCATTCTCCTTCTAG